The Salmo trutta chromosome 27, fSalTru1.1, whole genome shotgun sequence genome includes the window CGTGGAGTACACCTCCTGTAGTGTCCGCTCCCTTGACTCTGCTCTCCTACTCTGTGACTTTGCTTCATCCTCAGCCTCCAGGAGCCTCTGGTCCCCGATCTGTTTAGTGGCTTGCAGCTCCCTGATCATTGCTTGCATTTTCCCCATTACATCTGCCTGTTTTCTGCTCTCTTTCATTCTGAGGGACAAAACAATTAACACCCAATTGACACTCACTGGTTGAattaacgttgtttccatgtaatttcaattaaattaGGTGGAACCAACGtgaaatagatgttgaattgacgtctgtgcccagtgggcattGAAGGGACTGTAAAACATGTCCTATACTCCCGTTGCAAAGAACCTGTATGTGTCCAAAGGTATACAGTACAAATGGCCTACAGTGCAACAGTTTCAGATTCAATTACCTTAGATCAGCCAGGGCATCTTTCTCAATCTGGAACTCCTGCAATTTTGTCTGCAGCTTGATGATGGACTGACGGAAGTAGAACTTCTGCTGTTCATGAAGCTCATGTGTCTGAAAAAGTATTAGCAAAGGTTGCAATCAATGGCACCTCGTGGCAAAGAACTGCACGGATTTTGATATTAGAATCATTGAGTTCAAGAGGCCTTCCATAATAATATATAACTCTCACCAGGAAAGGAGAAGAAAAATAGGACTGTATCTCACACTAACCTCACTCAGCTGCTTTTGGAGCTCCGACACCTGTTGAGAGTAGTCCCCTATTGCATTTTCCAAAACATCTTTCCCAGGGAAAGTTATGCCACTTCTGACCAGCTCCAGGCCATATGTAAGAGGCTGGATCACAGACAGCACTTCTGAGTTCTCCTCCGATGAACCatctgtaaaataaaaaaaatgtagtgGCAATAAGGAACACTTATCACAGCAAACTACTACAAGTAGTTTCATAACTCAAAATAGGCTAGTGACATATTTGGTTGTGACAATAGCTCCGATGTGTAACTGTATAGCTAGTACTGGTTATATTTTTCTTCATGACACAAGAAAACCACATACTCACCCATAAAGATGGGAAAGTAATTCATTTGTGAAGGTGAGCTGCTGGGACATGTGCGTCCCATTTTCTCCATGGTAATTTTAGTTGCATGTTCCACCTCTTCTTGCAGCATTTGGGTCTCCTTGGTTCGTCTGTCAAGCTCCTCACTGTAAAGAAAGAACGTAACAAACTTCCTTCCAAATGGATGACGGTTCATGGTGCAAAAGGCAGACAATCTGTTTTCAAATACTAGCGTTATGCTAGTGTTATGAAAAAGGATGTGGGGGAGTTAGTTAACTAGAGTAATTTAAAGAAAAGGGCAAAATTACCTCAACTCATCCAGATTGTTGTACCTTCTAGGGACAGTGCTTGTGTCATTTGTTCCTGTAAGTTAGAGGTAGCTTGCTAAATTAGAAAGCCAAAGAGGGATTGCTCAGTGCTGCCACTGATGCCAGGAGAATCAGCACAGTGATGTGATAAGACCGTGAACTTTGCTAGAATGTTAGTAGTTAGCAatcttatacactatatatacacacacacacacacacacacacacacgtatgtggacaccccttcaaattagtggatttagcaatttcagccacacccgttgctgacacgtgcataaaattgagcacacagccatggaaTCGCCATAggaaacattggcaatagaatggccttactgaagagctcaatgactttcaacgtggtgctgtcttaggatgccacctttccaacaagtcagttagtcaaatttctgccctggtcaactgtaagttctattattgtgaagtgaaaacatctAACGGCTCacccacgaagtggtaggccacccaagctcacagaatgggccCGCTGAGCGCTGAAGAGCGTATAAATAGTCTGTCCTCGCTTGCAACACTCagtacagagttccaaactgcctctggtatccacgtcagcacaagaactgttcatctggagcttcatgaaatgggtttccatggccaagcagccgcacacaagcctaagatcaccatgcacaatgccaagcgttggcaggaatggtgtaaagctcaccaccattgaacttcagagcagtggaaacacgttctctggagtgatgaatcgcacttcaccatctgacagactaatctgggtttggcagatgcaagAACacaacctgccccaatgcatagtgccaactgtaaagtttggtggaagagggctgtttttcatggttcagcttaggcaccttagttccagtgaaggggcaTTTTAATGttgcagcatacaatgacattctagacgattctgtgcttccaactttgtggcaacagtttggggaaggcccttcctgtttcagcatgacattgcccccgtgcacaaagcgaggtccatacagaaatggtttgttgagatcgggggggcgaccaactccatattaatacccatgattttggaatgagatgttcgacgagcaggtgtccacatacttatgtagtgtagctagctaacgttagttaggttAATTTACTTACTTGTTGTTGGAATCTCGTGCAATAAGTCATCAAACAATTCAGAGGATTTGTAAATAGATAAATTACTATCTTTGGATGTGGAATTTTGAAATCCAGATGACATTATccgttgttagctagctagcgtatTGGATAGCATGTGGAAATCAACCAGCGCCTGCAAGCAACAAGTAGTAGCGAAGCTTCATCGCCATGGAAACTGTTGATTTCGCGCTTTCTTCACTCAGAGTTGGTGGATTTTAGAAATAGGAACTCCCCAAAGTTGTTGCTAAATCTGGACGTTTGTAGATACCATCTCAAGAACAAACAGAAATATGGTTACTTTTCCGTTAAAACAAAATATTGAAGGGTAGTAAAACAAAAGTCAgtcggtcgtcactagttaccacagccattAAGCCATATGCCGCGTTCaacacaactgggaactcggaaaaatacaaggtcaaatcatgacgtcagtgatcttcaggccGGAAAGTCggcgctctagaaagaggccgagttcccgagttggatgaccgttcaaatcgATATTTTTCCCAATCGGATCATTCCGAGTTCCCATTGTTTTGAACGTTCTGAAGTCGGAgattcccgagttcccagttgttttgaacacgtcATGGTAATTCGGAAATCTTCGAcgtccgacttcagtgcgttcaaaatatctgggaactcggaaaaaaacgagctccgactgggaacaATCGATTTGAACGGACTTCCAACTCGGACCTCTTTCTTGACCTGAAGATTCCTGACGTCCATTACGtatttttcccgagttcccattTGTTTTGAATGCAGCATATGATGGAAACCCTGTCCGTCGTTAGCCTACAACGTGTCGTCATCCACTGGTGCAAGATGTTGGATGTTGTAGTCTCGCAGTTTGTTTAGACAACGACCGTTTGATCCTTCCGCATTTCAGATGGAAATGATCAATACCAACATCAGGAGATGATAATTTAGGAACTATCTTGTTAATTTACGTTATAGCTAACTAATCGATTACAATTTGTTGTAAACGAAATGGAAATTTGAGTATTGAGTTGCTATATTTTCATAAAATCGTCTTGTTTCAAGCGTTTGGCAAAGTAAGACATGTCTCTGtcttgttagctaacgttaattaGCTGGTACTAGCTTGTTGACCCAGTGTTTTGCTGAtggtaactactgtagctatataACGTTACTCTTTGCATGTAATTTGAGATACATGGGATAGTTTATGATTAATGTGAATAATTGCGTCAGAAATAATTTTCCACATACGGCTACAAATATGAGCTTGATAGCTAACTAACCTACATGACCCATATCGATTTCTCACGTAGATAACTTAAACACCTCGCCCTTCAAGTAAAGCATTAGAATAGACTGGTTGCTTTTCAACAAGGTTCCGTCCATCCATTCTACTATCGAATATTTTCCTGGATACTTTATATAAGAAGTAATGTAAATGATTGAAAATGCTAGCCTTTTTTGTGTTTAAGATGACTGTATTGGGCATATATTGTTATGTCATAGCTAGCTATCTAGTGGGGTGATGTGCATATTATTGGTGGCTTACCGTTGATACTTGACACCCTGTGGGTGGGGTAAAGACAGTCTAAATTTATAGGCTCTTATAGGGAAACATTTTAGTTATTTCTTTAGGATCTAGCTAATCGCGTGTTTTTTTCAGGATGCAGGATTTTCAATACCTTGACAATGAAACATGTTGGCTTGTCAAAGAGCTGAAGTCAAACATTTCTCAAGAATCATACTTTTTACCTCGGGAAACTGGCCTGAATATAATGgagtctgcagcagaggtaagtaTTGCTGACCCAGTTACATATACTCACTGTACTTACCTTTCAGTTTTTTGATGTGCTATTTTGATGTTTTGTTATTTACCATTCCTTTTCAGAATCACAATGGAGTCTCTGCAAAATGCAGAAATGCCAAAGTTGAAGACTTGTGGAGCCTGACCAGTTTCTTTGGTTTCAGCACCCAGACATTTGTTCTGGCTGTCAATCTACTGGACAGGTTCTTAGCCATTATGAAGGTGTGTATTTTAACCTATTACAGGCTAAGCcctgggggggttctactaagctatatggaattgttttaagaaggtcataccgaGGACcgtttagctatttgatttacattttacattttagtcatgtagcagacgctcttatccagagcaacttacagtagtgaatgcatacatttcatgcattattatttttctttttttgtactggccccccgtgggaatcgaacccacaaccctggcgttgcacacaccaagctggcattgcaaacaccatgctctaccaactgagccacagggaagatttAGAATtgtaagaccccttgaagtatcccTAAAAATGTTTACCTTACTGCTATTCacccatacaaatgcattgaataacagattctacatggaacaacagatagtcccccccaaaaagtaaAAAGGAGAGAGATAAGAAAGCTCAtgatttttaattacatttttacatgtatttaaccccttatttttggctctaaacagtctccatatatacttccattctgttttttcaactggtaccgggggaccttcagacgagtcttgtgaggcctttgggtgtcatagagcaaaacatgtatgtgagagtctcacctttccacagaggggtcatattagtgtgtagctcaaactgtttggacgccacagacagaagttggcagatcggctgtaccgacttcagacgagtcccaagacggTGGTGGGAGTCGCCAAACCGCTTGGAcgctacagatgattttgtgagaagacggattttcaggatgtctcatggtctaacaaacactgctctagctctgtcactttTCACCGCAGAGGCGGAAGTGCGACATcggtggatgcggtggattgagacgcatccaattaaaaaaacatatctatatctctatcttaaactgacagatttttagggggatttttgtattatgctaattaaaTTTCAGTGGGGGCGAGGACATCGACTTAAAGATATGCTTGTTGTGTTGAGATATGGTAATTCTGGATATTCTACAGAATTAGcgttttgtatgcattttgtttattgtttaataCCTGTGTTTGTTGTTTAACTTATGTCAATTTGCGTGCCCTTTACCTtgtttaattatactgaacaaaaatataaacgcaatatgcaacaatttcaacgattttactgagttacagaaagcagtcaattaaaataaataaattaggcaaccattttctatggatttcacatgactgggaatacagatatgttggtcacagatacacacccctactttttatttttttaaaggtatcagaaaaccagtcagtatctggtgtgaccaccatttgcctcatgcagcgcgacacatctccttcacatagagttgatcagtctattgattgtggcctgtggaatgttgtcccattcctcttcaatggctgtgtgaagttgctggatattggcgggaactggaacatactGTTGTACATGTCaaaccagagcatcccaaatatgctcaaCATGTGACatctctggtgagtatgcaggccatggaagaactgggacattttcagattccaggaattgtgtacagatccttgcgacatggggccgtgcattatcatgctgaaacatgaggtgatggcagcgaatgaatggcacaacaatgggctcAGGGTCTCGTCgtggtatctctgtgcatccAAATTGCCAtccataaaatgcaattgtgttcgttgtccgtagcttatgcctgcccataccatacaccgccgccaccatggggcactctgttcacaacgctgacatcagcaaacctggtcgcccacacaacgccatacatgtggtctgcggttgtgaggctgtttggacgtactgccaaattctccaaaacgacgttggagatggcttatagtagagaaatgaacattaaattatctggcaacagctctggtgggcattcctgcaatcagcatgctaATTCTGGGGGGGCTCCCAGgtgacgcagtggtctaaggcactgcatctcagtgctagaggcatcactatagatcctggtttgatcctgggctgtatcacaaccggccatgatcgagagtcccatagggcagcacacaattggcccagcgtcatcttgGTTAGGGGAGTTTTTGGCCGGGGAAGACCgttcattgtaaaataataatttgttcttaactgacttgcctagttaaataaaggttaaataattgcACGCTCCCTTTGTGTTgagtaacaaaactgcacattttagagtggccttttattgtccacagcacaaggtgcacctctgtcattatcatggtgtttaatcagcttcttcatatgccataactgtcaggtggatggattatcttggcaaaggataaatgctcactaacagggatgcaaacaaatttgtgcatcaAATCTgagtgaaataagctttttgtgcgtatggaaaattatttcagctcctgaaacatgggactttacatgttgcttttatatttttgttcagtatataatagAATTCAGCAGAAGTATCCCATTTATGCTGACTTATGTATCACTATAATGGTATGTTCACAGGTCCAACCTAAGCATCTGCCTTGCATTGGAGTCTCCTGCCTCCATATTGCTGCCAAAATGGTTGAGGATGAGTGTAACATCTCACCCACCCATGAACTCATCCGCATCAGCCAAAGCAAGTTCACTGTTTCTGACCTCAGCCGCATGGAGAAGATCATCTCTGGAAAACTCAATTTGGAGCTCAAAGCCGTCACAGCCTTAACCTTTTTACACTTATACCATGCTGTCATCGTATCACTTACATCAGAAAGGTGAGTGCTTTGTTTCTTAATTGATCACTTTTTGCATTATGTCATCAGTGAGTATTTTTCCAATTGCTAGAAGCTGTAAAGTTGATCTTCTGATGATCAATTGACATGAGGCTCACATGAGGGTTGCCTTTATTTTAAGGGAGGAGATCCCAAGCATTGGGAGACTGGAAGCCCAGCTTAAAGCCTGCTTATGTCGGCTTGTTTTCTCTAAAGCAAAAGTAAGAATTATTCTCAGGCCAACACAATTGTTAAATTATAAGAATGTTTACATTGAGTTGCAGGAccgatatgtttttttttttttttttcagccaTCGGTGCTGGCACTGTCTGTCATTTGTCAGGAGTTTGAAGCCCTCCAGTCTCTTGCCATGTTGGAAATTGTCCAAGAAGTCCAAAGGCTTCTAAAGGTATTATACAGTTTAATTACAGACCTCAGTATGTATGACAGGTATTATATTTTTATAATACAAAGACCCACTGAGACTGACATACAGTAGCTTGACCCTGCCActaaacaagtgacatcaaagGAAAACATGCTACTTGAAAACTAGCACCTTCTGACTTGGCTGAGACAACATTTTCCAAGACTATTCTATTTGTCTTCTGTTAGATGTTTCTTATTTCTTTCACAGATTGTTGACAGTGAGTTACTCTACTGGAGGGGACTTGTGGCCAAATGCATGACTGAGTACAGCTCAAGTGAATGTAACAAACCAGACAACAAAAAACTGGTGTGGATTGTGTCCAGACGAACTGCCCAAAATTTGCACGCTAATAACTTCAGTGTCCCTGAACTGCCGACCATTCCAGagggcagctggggtgaaagtgAGAGGTAATCAAACAGCCCCTTTAATGCACTTTACTGtataataatattcatatttcaTATCACTAGAGCTAATGTGTTTGTATATAAAGGCTCATTATTGAACTGTAACATAATGCACCACATTACTTCTACATTGTACAGCATTGCTATGATGTTTCAGGGAAGAAGAAAAACATAACATTAGATCAGTGGAACAGTGACTTGACGACAGTAATGATGACATCTGTTCTCCCCTATGTATATTTAGTGAGGATTCCTGTGAGGACATGAGCTGTGAAGAGGACAGCCCGTGCAGCTCTCCTGGCAGCGACGAAAAGGGACCCTTCTTCCCCGTAGAGTTTCGCAACCAGGGCAGAAAATGATACTCCCTCTTGATGAGCTCAAACTTGTGATTGAGATTATGTGTAACCAGGGTGCTAACTGTAACTTTCCCTAAATGTAATGTTTCCCCTTCCTTGTAGTCATGATTCAGAACTAAATTGTTTCTCTCACttagcatactgtatgtgtgacagACTGGTATCAAACTCGGGTTGCCTGCGAGCCTGGTTAGCCCTCTCCACTAAAGCCTAGGTGTGGACATAAGTCTTCCTGTCTAAAGCTAGGTTACTGATCACGGGAGCGTAGTCCAACAAACCACCTCTGCTACATACATATGTATTCTTGAAATAATGAACAACAGGCCCTATCAAGTGCCTGTGTTAGTCCATGTGCTGTTTTTAAACTTTTGTTCTGATTTTAGATCTGAGTGAGATTTAAATTGCAATATGTTGGCAGCTGACTGGCAATAAGATCTTTGAAAGCCTTTTTAAAGATGTTGCTGGTGTCAATCTATGTCCAAATTTGACACATTCCAGGTGACATTAAGCACAACGGGGAAGTTATTTTCTTCCTAGGATGTCAAACCTGTGCACTGACTGTTTAATGGGAAATACCCAACATATTGGTACATTTGTGCAAAAATCTACCTGTTTTATAGAATAATATTCATGTAAAGGTTTCCTATACACCACGTTATTGTAATGTGTTTGTAAGATTATGCAGGATGATACTGTATTCTATGAATGGTGActtgtatgtaaatgtgattgtGTTAGAGAATGATGGTGATTGTTGTCTATTGAGATTCAGTACATGtgcaaaatatttatattttaacaaTGTACATAAAATGAAGAAAGTTGTATCATGCTTTGTAAATAGGCCATCTTATGTTACTGTATATCAACATATTGTTAGAAATGAACCACAAACCAAGAACCCTACAAATAAAATAGTATTTTTAAACCTGTTGTGTATTCCCTATTATTGTTAATTTTGTTTAACGAATgaatcatacactatatatacaaaagtatgtggacaccccttcaaattagtgtatttggctatttcagccatacctgctgctgacaggtgtataaaattgtgcacacagccatgcaatctccataatctctagagctgccccagtcaactgtaagtgctgctattgtgaagtggaaatgtctaggagcaacaacggctcagccacgatgTGGTTGGTCCAACAAGCTCAAAGAACAGGACCGCCGAatgctgaagtgcgtaaaaatcgtctgtcctcggttgcaacactcactcccgagttccaaactgcctctggaagcaacgtaagCACAATAACTTcctctggagcttcatgaaagcaagccttagatcaccatgagcaatgcaAAGTGtcagctgaagtggtgtaaagctcgacgccattggactctggagcagtggaaacgcattctctggagtgatgcgtcaatatctggcagtctgacagactaaTCTGGTTTTGGCAGATGCCAGTAGAACGCTACccgcccaaatgcatagtgccaactgtaaagtttggtggaggaggggctgtttttcatggtttgggcaggccccttagttccagtgaagggaaatgttaacactagagcatacaatgacattctatatgATTGTGTGGTTCCAActgtgtggcaacagtttggggaaggccctttcctgtttcagcatgacaatgcccctgtacaCAAAGcaaggtcaatacagaaatggtttgtcgagatcggcgtggaagaacttgactggcctgcacagagccctgacctcaacctcattgaacacctttgggatgaattggaactctgactgcaagccaggcctaattgcgaTGCTGATCAGGGTTCCACATTTGCTTAATATTTTTTGCTGCAGTATTTTATACAGTCAGCAAGTAATCTTGGATGGTATGCATACCACTAAGTTAATTGCTCCCATCTGTAAACCccagagagttataatacagcCATGACACTTTTAGGTTCTTCTTTTCATCTTGGCTCAACAAACACACCGAAATATG containing:
- the LOC115164773 gene encoding cyclin-G2, with protein sequence MQDFQYLDNETCWLVKELKSNISQESYFLPRETGLNIMESAAENHNGVSAKCRNAKVEDLWSLTSFFGFSTQTFVLAVNLLDRFLAIMKVQPKHLPCIGVSCLHIAAKMVEDECNISPTHELIRISQSKFTVSDLSRMEKIISGKLNLELKAVTALTFLHLYHAVIVSLTSEREEIPSIGRLEAQLKACLCRLVFSKAKPSVLALSVICQEFEALQSLAMLEIVQEVQRLLKIVDSELLYWRGLVAKCMTEYSSSECNKPDNKKLVWIVSRRTAQNLHANNFSVPELPTIPEGSWGESESEDSCEDMSCEEDSPCSSPGSDEKGPFFPVEFRNQGRK